The genomic DNA GTGGTGTGTTCTGAAAAAGGTAAGCTCTTTACATATTTCCCTTCGATCCAAATACATGGATTAACGGCACAGACCTTTTCTTTGTTGTATTCTCTGGATCCGCTTCTTATTTCCTCAAGTCAATAGCAGTTTCTATTTCAACTTtgatatacataatatatatatatacacattatatTGCTTGAAATGACCTTTCTGCTCAGAAGAGGAAGAGCAACGCAATCATTGAGAAGCATCCTTGCAAACCCAGCTTCCAGTAAACCCTaccaaaaccctaaaaccccAATTCACTGTATTGGCCAGAAATCTAGGGGTTCAACATGTCGCCCCTTTTCAACCCAACCCTCGAAATTCCCTGAATATGAAATGCCCTCTGTTACGTGGGGTGTTGTACAAGGGCGGAAAGAGAAGTTGGTTTCTAGGGTTATAATCTGTGATTATTTGAAAACTATTGGGATAATCCCAGATGAGTTAGAGGACCTAGAATTGCCCTCCAATGTGGAGGTGATGCGTGAAAGAGTGGAGTTTCTGCAGAAGCTGGGGTTGACAATTGATGATTTTAATGAATACCCTTTGATGCTAGGTTGTAGCGTGCGAAAAAATACGATACCCGTGTTGGGGTACTTGGAGAAGATTGGTATTCAGAAGTCGAGGCTTGGTGAGTTCGTTAAGAATTATCCGCAGGTCCTGCATTCTAGTGTGGTTGTTGAGCTTGTTCCGGTTGTTAAGTTTCTCCGGGGGCTTGATGTGGAAAAGCAGGATATTGGGTATGTGCTGATGAAATATCCAGAGCTATTGGGGTTTAAGCTTGAAGGGACTATGAGCACTTCGGTCGCATATCTGGTTAGTATTGGAGTTAGCCCGAGGGATATTGGACCTATGATCACCCAGTATCCGTATTTTTTGGGAATGAGAGTTGGGACAGTGATCAAACCGCTGGTTGATTACTTGGTCTCCTTGGGATTACCAAAGAAGATACTGGCGAGGATGTTTGAAAAACGGGCATATATACTGGGTTATGACCTTGAAGAGACCGTTAAGCCAAATGTGAATTGTCTGATAAGTTTTGGAATCCGGAGGGAAGCTCTTCCATCAGTTATTGCACAGTTCCCACCAATTCTTGGGCTTCCTCTGAAAGCGAAGTTGTCAACACAGcaatatttcttcaatttgaagCTCAAGATTGATCCTGATGGATTTGCTCGAGTGATTGAACAAATGCCACAGATGGTTAGCCTTAACCAAAATGTGATCATGAAACCGGTTGAGTTCCTTCTTGGACGGGGTATTCCACCTGAGGATGTTGCGGAGATGATAGTGAAATGCCCCCAGTTAGTTGCAGTTCAAGTTGGGTTCATGAAGAACCGGTATTACTTTTTCAAGAGTGAGATGGGAAGGCCTGTGAAAGAGCTTGTGGAGTTCCCTGAATACTTTACTTATAGTTTGGAATCAAGGATCAAACCCCGGTACCAGAGCTTACAA from Diospyros lotus cultivar Yz01 chromosome 4, ASM1463336v1, whole genome shotgun sequence includes the following:
- the LOC127798710 gene encoding transcription termination factor MTERF4, chloroplastic isoform X1 — protein: MTFLLRRGRATQSLRSILANPASSKPYQNPKTPIHCIGQKSRGSTCRPFSTQPSKFPEYEMPSVTWGVVQGRKEKLVSRVIICDYLKTIGIIPDELEDLELPSNVEVMRERVEFLQKLGLTIDDFNEYPLMLGCSVRKNTIPVLGYLEKIGIQKSRLGEFVKNYPQVLHSSVVVELVPVVKFLRGLDVEKQDIGYVLMKYPELLGFKLEGTMSTSVAYLVSIGVSPRDIGPMITQYPYFLGMRVGTVIKPLVDYLVSLGLPKKILARMFEKRAYILGYDLEETVKPNVNCLISFGIRREALPSVIAQFPPILGLPLKAKLSTQQYFFNLKLKIDPDGFARVIEQMPQMVSLNQNVIMKPVEFLLGRGIPPEDVAEMIVKCPQLVAVQVGFMKNRYYFFKSEMGRPVKELVEFPEYFTYSLESRIKPRYQSLQSKGIRCSLAWFLNCSDQRFEERLQADFIETETAGPSFCMGGKLGLPSNEEVVSAEEDDESDDETLLYRRTVSL
- the LOC127798710 gene encoding transcription termination factor MTERF4, chloroplastic isoform X2 gives rise to the protein MPSVTWGVVQGRKEKLVSRVIICDYLKTIGIIPDELEDLELPSNVEVMRERVEFLQKLGLTIDDFNEYPLMLGCSVRKNTIPVLGYLEKIGIQKSRLGEFVKNYPQVLHSSVVVELVPVVKFLRGLDVEKQDIGYVLMKYPELLGFKLEGTMSTSVAYLVSIGVSPRDIGPMITQYPYFLGMRVGTVIKPLVDYLVSLGLPKKILARMFEKRAYILGYDLEETVKPNVNCLISFGIRREALPSVIAQFPPILGLPLKAKLSTQQYFFNLKLKIDPDGFARVIEQMPQMVSLNQNVIMKPVEFLLGRGIPPEDVAEMIVKCPQLVAVQVGFMKNRYYFFKSEMGRPVKELVEFPEYFTYSLESRIKPRYQSLQSKGIRCSLAWFLNCSDQRFEERLQADFIETETAGPSFCMGGKLGLPSNEEVVSAEEDDESDDETLLYRRTVSL